In Candidatus Atribacteria bacterium, the genomic window AGGTTTTCAAGTTCGCGATTCACCTCAATCCTGATCGCCTGAAAAATCCTAGTTGCAGGATGAATCCTCCAGGTCTTTCTCTTTTTGGTTTCGGGAAGAGCTTTTATAATCAAATCAGCCAATTGTTTGGTTGTAGTAATGGCTTTCTTTTTTCTCTCAGTAACAATGATTCTGGTAATTCTCCTGGCGAACCGCTCTTCTCCGTATTTTTCAAATATTTCCGCTAAATCTTTTTCCGAATAACTATTAATGATGAAGTCAGCGTTAAATTTTTGCGTTAAGTCCATCCGCATATCTAGCTGACTATCTTCTTTAAAACTGAATCCGCGTTTTTTTTCTGTTAGTTGGTGGAAGGACACTCCTAAATCAAAGACTATCCCCGCAACTCTATCTATATTTAAATCTGATAGAATCCCTACTAAATTCTTAAAATTACCTTTAACTAATTTTACTTTATCGCTATATTCTTTTAATTCTTCCTTTGCTTTTTTAATTGCTTCTATGTCCTGATCGATACCGATCAATAAACCATGGGGATAAATACTTTCCAAAATAGCTTTGGAGTGTCCTCCACCCCCTAAAGTGCAATCGATATAAACACCTCCTTTCCTTAAGTTTAAGTAATTACAGATCTCTTTTGTTAACACAGGAGTGTGAAAGGAATTTACCATAGATTAACCTTCTTGTTCGTATATTCTTTCGGCAATATCCTCATATGATTTTTCAACTTTTCCAAAATATTCTTCCCATACATCTTTACTCCAGATCTCTATCCTATCTAAAACACCAATAATCATAATTTCTTTATTGATCCGAGCATAGTCCCTCAGATATTTCATAATAACCACTCTACCTTGATTATCTACTGTGCAATCTGTAGCCCGGGAAAACAATATCCTTTTAAATGCTCGGGCATCTCTCTGACCTAAGGGAAGCAACTTCATCTTTTCAGATAAATTTGTCCACTCTTCTAAAGGATATACAAAAAGGCAAGTATCAAGACCGAAAGTGACAATAAAATTATCTCCTAAAGATTCCCGGTATTTTGCTGGTACGATCAATCTTCCCTTTTCATCGATTGAGTGCTCGTATTGCCCTAAAAACATAGAATCTCCTTTATTTTTATTCTCCACTTTACTCCACTTTACTCCACCTGTATATAGTATACTACATTCATTTGAAAAATCCTCTTTTTTTTTGAAAATATTTTAATTTTTTTTAAAAAAATTTAAAATACCATATATTTAGCGTCTTTTCTATCATAGTTACGCTATTTATTGGTATTTTTTTGGAAAAAAGAAGGAGGAAAGAAACTCATAAATAAGAAAATAGGGACGACTTTATTTTTGGAAAAATAAAGTCGTCCCTATTTTCTTATTTATGATAAGCAGATCATATAAGCCGAGTTCTGTCCTCTTATTAACCTTAACTGGTTAACCAAGTAACCATTAATGAAATATAAGAGTGGTAATCATCTATCTGGGATGTAAGTTACCCTACACCTCTAGCGACCTACCCGAAGATTCAGCGGGCTACCACAATTCTTCCTATTTGGTCTTGCTCCGAGTGGGGTTTACTAAGCTTATTAGTCACCTAATAACTGGTAGGCTCTTACCCTGCCTTTTCACCTTTACTGGGTATTCAAAATTAAATGCCCAGTTGTGTATTTTCTGTAGCACTTTCATTAAGGTTGCCCTCACTGGGGATTACCCAGCACTCTGCCCTGTGGAGCTCGGACTTTCCTCGGAAGAGATACTATCTCATCCGCGATTACCTAATCTACTTATCAAATGTTCATTTTTCAGTTTTAAAGT contains:
- the mraZ gene encoding transcriptional regulator MraZ, with translation MFLGQYEHSIDEKGRLIVPAKYRESLGDNFIVTFGLDTCLFVYPLEEWTNLSEKMKLLPLGQRDARAFKRILFSRATDCTVDNQGRVVIMKYLRDYARINKEIMIIGVLDRIEIWSKDVWEEYFGKVEKSYEDIAERIYEQEG
- the rsmH gene encoding 16S rRNA (cytosine(1402)-N(4))-methyltransferase RsmH; this translates as MVNSFHTPVLTKEICNYLNLRKGGVYIDCTLGGGGHSKAILESIYPHGLLIGIDQDIEAIKKAKEELKEYSDKVKLVKGNFKNLVGILSDLNIDRVAGIVFDLGVSFHQLTEKKRGFSFKEDSQLDMRMDLTQKFNADFIINSYSEKDLAEIFEKYGEERFARRITRIIVTERKKKAITTTKQLADLIIKALPETKKRKTWRIHPATRIFQAIRIEVNRELENLEKGLNQAIELLEDQGIVCVISYHSLEDRIVKHLFKELETKEKEKKNYKLKIITKKPIRPSSEEVRDNSKARSAKLRVAEKILKIKG